Proteins encoded within one genomic window of Amycolatopsis sp. 2-15:
- a CDS encoding alpha/beta hydrolase fold domain-containing protein encodes MISLSAELAKAHHLLATMGEHMPVDDRPEHVRHRDAYRRWSEQFPVPDDALVTAAPGFPGLAVTTPASVAGRALLYFHGGGYTEGSAYNHREVGARLATASRGTVYLPDYPLAPEHRFPAALDAAVAAYRALLDTVPATRIAVGGDSAGGGLSLALLLKLKDLALPLPAAAVPVSPWTDLTVSAPSFAERADRDPFVSREALRGFAAGYLGDHDPRDPFASPLFGDLTGLPPLHLEVGTEEVMIDDSRRFHERALAAGVASELVETKGAPHIWQHFVSFLPEAAASVDRIGAFVREHVA; translated from the coding sequence ATGATCTCACTCAGCGCCGAGCTCGCCAAGGCGCACCACCTGCTGGCGACGATGGGCGAGCACATGCCCGTCGACGACCGGCCGGAACACGTGCGGCACCGGGACGCCTACCGGCGTTGGAGCGAGCAGTTCCCCGTCCCCGACGACGCGCTCGTCACCGCGGCCCCGGGCTTCCCGGGGCTCGCGGTGACCACGCCGGCCTCCGTGGCCGGCCGGGCGCTGCTGTACTTCCACGGCGGTGGTTACACCGAAGGTTCGGCGTACAACCACCGGGAAGTGGGTGCCCGGCTGGCCACCGCCTCGCGGGGCACCGTCTACCTGCCGGACTACCCGCTGGCGCCCGAGCACCGCTTCCCCGCGGCGCTCGACGCGGCGGTGGCGGCCTACCGGGCGCTGCTCGACACGGTGCCGGCGACCCGGATCGCCGTCGGCGGCGACTCCGCCGGCGGCGGGCTGTCGCTGGCGTTGCTGTTGAAGCTCAAGGACCTGGCCCTGCCGCTGCCCGCGGCGGCGGTGCCGGTGTCGCCGTGGACGGATCTGACGGTCTCCGCGCCCTCGTTCGCCGAGCGCGCCGACCGCGACCCGTTCGTAAGCCGGGAAGCGCTGCGCGGCTTCGCGGCCGGTTACCTCGGCGACCACGACCCACGGGACCCGTTCGCGTCGCCGCTGTTCGGCGACCTCACGGGGCTGCCGCCGCTGCACCTCGAAGTCGGCACCGAAGAGGTCATGATCGACGACTCGCGCCGCTTCCACGAGCGCGCGCTGGCGGCAGGCGTGGCTTCGGAGCTGGTCGAGACCAAGGGCGCCCCGCACATCTGGCAGCACTTCGTATCGTTCCTCCCCGAGGCGGCGGCGTCGGTCGACCGCATCGGCGCATTCGTCCGGGAGCACGTGGCATGA
- a CDS encoding NAD(P)-dependent alcohol dehydrogenase has product MPTTTSAMTVASAGAPFTRRSLELADPAPDEVLVRIEAVGMCHADLAVRAGEFPFPLPGVAGHEGAGIVEQVGSAVTSVKPGDRVMLTFDSCGHCEGCVSGLPSQCVEFLPRNFTNGARPDGSPSLHDGDEIVHGNFFGQSSFATYALARVRNTVLVPEVAADVPSSVLAPLGCGIQTGAGAVLNVLQPGAASTVAVFGAGVVGLSAVMAAALLPIEQLIVVDVLESRLELARELGATAVVNSRTADPIEAIRDLTGGGAGHVVESSGVPAVLVQAITSLRGGGSAAVVGVPPFGVTAPIDVADVVNNSKRVIGVVEGQSNPPTFLPVLATLTATGQLPVERLVTTFALGEVEQAAEAMKNGTATKPVLLPQENE; this is encoded by the coding sequence ATGCCCACGACCACCTCCGCGATGACCGTTGCCTCGGCGGGGGCGCCGTTCACGCGGCGTTCACTGGAGCTGGCCGACCCGGCGCCGGACGAGGTCCTGGTGCGGATCGAGGCGGTCGGCATGTGCCACGCCGACCTCGCCGTGCGGGCGGGGGAGTTCCCCTTCCCGCTGCCGGGGGTGGCCGGGCACGAGGGTGCCGGCATCGTCGAGCAGGTCGGCTCGGCCGTGACCTCGGTGAAGCCGGGGGACCGGGTCATGCTGACCTTCGACTCCTGCGGCCACTGCGAGGGCTGCGTCTCCGGTCTGCCGTCGCAGTGCGTGGAATTCCTGCCGCGCAACTTCACCAACGGCGCCCGGCCCGACGGCAGCCCGAGCCTGCACGACGGTGACGAGATCGTGCACGGCAACTTCTTCGGCCAGTCCTCGTTCGCCACCTACGCCCTGGCCCGTGTGCGCAACACCGTCCTGGTGCCCGAGGTGGCCGCCGACGTGCCTTCGTCGGTGCTCGCACCGCTGGGCTGCGGCATCCAGACCGGCGCGGGCGCGGTGCTCAACGTGCTGCAGCCGGGTGCCGCGTCCACGGTGGCCGTGTTCGGGGCCGGCGTGGTCGGGCTTTCGGCGGTGATGGCGGCCGCGCTGCTGCCGATCGAGCAGCTGATCGTGGTCGATGTGCTGGAGTCGCGGCTCGAATTGGCCCGTGAGCTCGGCGCGACCGCCGTGGTCAACTCCCGCACCGCCGACCCGATCGAGGCGATCCGGGACCTCACCGGTGGCGGTGCCGGCCACGTCGTCGAGAGCAGCGGCGTGCCGGCGGTGCTGGTGCAGGCCATCACGAGCCTGCGCGGCGGCGGTTCGGCCGCGGTCGTCGGCGTGCCGCCGTTCGGGGTCACCGCGCCGATCGACGTGGCCGATGTGGTCAACAACAGCAAGCGCGTGATCGGCGTGGTCGAAGGGCAGAGCAACCCGCCGACCTTCCTGCCGGTGCTGGCCACGCTCACGGCCACCGGGCAGCTGCCCGTCGAGCGGCTCGTGACCACATTCGCACTGGGCGAGGTCGAACAGGCGGCCGAGGCCATGAAGAACGGCACCGCGACCAAACCTGTGCTGCTGCCGCAGGAGAACGAATGA
- a CDS encoding YceI family protein — MSIEIKAGRYEIDPVHSSIEFSTRFVAARVRGTFGAFSGTVEVAEDLAKSSVTAAIDTASLQTGTEARDEHLRTADYFDVANHPEATFASTGLEADGDRYTLRGDLTIRGTTLPVALDLYFTGDGVDHYGNFRVGFRATTRISRSAFGVAGNVSQPGGPLLMGDATELTLQIQATAPAGEES, encoded by the coding sequence ATGAGCATCGAGATCAAGGCCGGCCGCTACGAGATCGACCCGGTGCACTCCTCGATCGAGTTCTCCACGCGCTTCGTCGCCGCCCGCGTGCGCGGCACGTTCGGCGCCTTCTCCGGCACCGTCGAGGTCGCCGAGGACCTGGCCAAGTCGTCGGTGACGGCGGCCATCGACACCGCGTCGCTGCAGACCGGCACCGAGGCGCGCGACGAGCACCTGCGCACCGCGGACTACTTCGACGTCGCCAACCACCCGGAGGCGACCTTCGCGTCCACCGGACTGGAGGCCGACGGCGACCGGTACACCCTGCGCGGCGACCTCACGATCCGCGGCACGACGCTGCCGGTCGCGCTCGACCTGTACTTCACCGGCGACGGCGTGGACCACTACGGCAACTTCCGGGTCGGCTTCCGGGCCACCACGCGGATTTCGCGCTCCGCGTTCGGTGTCGCCGGCAACGTGTCCCAGCCCGGCGGGCCGCTGCTCATGGGCGACGCGACCGAGCTGACGCTGCAGATCCAGGCGACCGCTCCGGCCGGCGAGGAGTCCTGA
- a CDS encoding LacI family DNA-binding transcriptional regulator — protein sequence MNRPPTIKDVAERAGVHAATASRALNPATRGMVNARTASRVAEAARALGYAPNSAARSLRTRTSSVAGVIIPDLRNPVFPPIVRGIEDGLRDAGYMALVGNTDGDPDRERELVTAMRGRQIDGFILATSRRSDELTSSVPTVLVNRRTDNGGIPSVTADNAAGIHLLVRHLTDLGHTRIGHVAGPRDLSTGWERYRGYLDATTSLGLEAATDAVEFAGAFTETAGHAATLRLLAAHPSLTAVLAGNDLIALGCYSALAELGRTVPGDVSVTGFNDMPFVDRQRPSLTTVRIPHYDIGREAARLLLERIASPTAPAKRVVLPVELVRRDSTAAAQS from the coding sequence ATGAACAGGCCGCCGACGATCAAGGACGTCGCCGAGCGGGCGGGGGTGCACGCCGCGACCGCGAGCCGGGCGCTCAACCCCGCCACCCGCGGGATGGTCAACGCGCGGACGGCGAGCCGGGTCGCCGAGGCCGCCCGCGCCCTGGGCTACGCGCCCAACTCCGCCGCGCGCAGCCTGCGCACGCGCACGTCGTCGGTCGCCGGGGTCATCATCCCGGACCTGCGCAACCCGGTGTTCCCGCCGATCGTCCGCGGTATCGAGGACGGTCTGCGGGACGCCGGGTACATGGCCCTCGTCGGCAACACAGACGGCGACCCGGACCGCGAGCGCGAGCTGGTCACCGCCATGCGCGGCCGCCAGATCGACGGCTTCATCCTGGCCACCAGCCGCCGTTCCGACGAGCTGACGTCCTCGGTGCCCACGGTGCTCGTCAATCGCCGCACCGACAACGGCGGCATCCCGTCGGTCACCGCCGACAACGCCGCGGGCATCCACCTGCTCGTGCGCCACCTCACCGACCTCGGCCACACGCGCATCGGCCACGTCGCCGGCCCGCGCGACCTCTCCACCGGCTGGGAGCGCTACCGCGGCTACCTCGACGCCACGACGTCCCTGGGCCTCGAGGCGGCCACCGACGCGGTCGAGTTCGCCGGCGCGTTCACCGAAACCGCGGGCCACGCCGCGACCCTGCGCCTGCTCGCCGCGCACCCCTCGCTGACCGCGGTGCTCGCCGGCAACGACCTCATCGCCCTCGGCTGCTACTCCGCCCTGGCCGAACTCGGCCGCACCGTCCCCGGCGACGTCTCCGTGACGGGCTTCAACGACATGCCGTTCGTCGATCGCCAGCGCCCCTCGCTGACCACCGTGCGCATCCCGCACTACGACATCGGCCGCGAAGCCGCCCGCCTGCTGCTGGAACGCATCGCCTCCCCGACGGCGCCCGCGAAACGCGTGGTCCTCCCGGTCGAACTGGTCCGCCGCGACTCGACGGCCGCGGCGCAGAGCTAG
- a CDS encoding isochorismatase family protein, which translates to MVESKFTERLTRDNAMVVLVDHQVGLYSGVRDIAVEELKHNVVGLAKAAQVLGLPLVVTTTEADGMWGPLIPELAAVLPDDLPVHDRATVNAWDDERVQGAIRATGRKKVIFAGVSTEVCLAFPAISVTAEGFDAYAAIDASGTFSRTKREAGLLRMQQAGVIPIDYATAMVEVLADNSDPQAGYVYAALEMPFAVLVGQIAAGYAKN; encoded by the coding sequence ATGGTTGAGAGCAAGTTCACCGAGCGGCTGACCCGGGACAACGCGATGGTCGTGCTGGTCGACCACCAGGTCGGCTTGTACAGCGGCGTGCGCGACATCGCGGTGGAGGAGCTGAAGCACAACGTCGTGGGCCTGGCGAAGGCGGCGCAGGTGCTCGGCCTGCCGCTCGTGGTCACGACCACCGAGGCGGACGGCATGTGGGGCCCGCTGATCCCCGAGCTCGCCGCGGTCCTGCCCGACGACCTGCCGGTGCACGACCGGGCGACCGTGAACGCGTGGGACGACGAGCGCGTGCAGGGCGCGATCCGCGCGACCGGCCGCAAGAAGGTGATCTTCGCCGGCGTGTCCACCGAGGTGTGCCTCGCGTTCCCGGCCATCAGCGTCACCGCCGAGGGCTTCGACGCCTACGCGGCCATCGACGCGTCGGGCACGTTCTCGCGGACGAAGCGCGAGGCGGGCCTGCTGCGGATGCAGCAGGCGGGCGTGATCCCCATCGACTACGCCACCGCCATGGTCGAGGTCCTGGCCGACAACAGCGACCCGCAGGCCGGCTACGTGTACGCGGCGTTGGAGATGCCGTTCGCCGTGCTGGTCGGGCAGATCGCCGCCGGTTACGCGAAGAACTGA
- a CDS encoding MFS transporter, producing MKSSQRTTAPQVPKARRVPLAVSITGWTLLVLSYLINAMDRQVFYPLLPEISAEHGFSLSQGGLLATGFTLGIALAGLPAGYLVEKLPRKTVLVISVFFYSAGTLATPLASGFADMAVYRLISGAGEGMQATALYAVVGSFFVLRRSFAFGVLGAVFGTGVFLGPLVGTAIAQNFGGWHTPFLFYGIAGLVLTVLIGLLVRRDVTDLDAGVVRGAEIPTDHVPSSPFNRNTAMLCLACIAGGLVFYGYLGLYPTYLRQQLHYTASEAALATSVVGAGAATSILTGWLADRFNPRTILLITYAGVAVSAWLVFNGSASHAWQYTWSFVLAVFVAGSLFTTLNATMQRAVRPHYVGRAAGMFVSFYYVAAAFSGLIFASLVGSLGWHGAALWQLTILPLATLIPLWFIDSRKLLDPRRDR from the coding sequence ATGAAAAGCTCTCAGAGAACCACCGCGCCCCAGGTCCCGAAGGCACGCCGGGTTCCGCTCGCCGTGTCGATCACCGGCTGGACGCTGCTCGTCCTCTCCTACCTGATCAACGCCATGGACCGGCAGGTGTTCTACCCGCTGCTCCCGGAGATCAGCGCCGAGCACGGCTTCAGCCTCTCGCAGGGCGGGCTCCTCGCGACCGGCTTCACCCTCGGCATCGCCCTGGCGGGTCTGCCCGCCGGGTACCTCGTCGAGAAGCTGCCCCGCAAGACGGTGCTCGTGATCAGCGTCTTCTTCTACTCCGCCGGCACCCTCGCCACGCCGCTCGCCTCCGGCTTCGCGGACATGGCCGTCTACCGGCTGATCTCCGGCGCCGGCGAGGGCATGCAGGCGACCGCGCTGTACGCGGTGGTCGGCTCGTTCTTCGTGCTGCGCCGGTCGTTCGCCTTCGGCGTGCTGGGCGCGGTGTTCGGTACCGGCGTGTTCCTCGGCCCGCTGGTCGGCACCGCCATCGCGCAGAACTTCGGGGGCTGGCACACGCCGTTCCTGTTCTACGGCATCGCGGGCCTGGTCCTGACCGTCCTCATCGGACTGCTGGTCCGGCGCGACGTGACCGACCTCGACGCCGGTGTGGTGCGCGGCGCCGAGATCCCGACCGACCACGTGCCGAGCTCGCCCTTCAACCGCAACACCGCGATGCTGTGCCTCGCCTGCATCGCCGGCGGGCTCGTGTTCTACGGCTACCTCGGCCTGTATCCGACGTACCTGCGCCAGCAGCTGCACTACACCGCGTCCGAGGCCGCCCTCGCCACGAGTGTGGTCGGCGCCGGCGCCGCGACGTCGATCCTCACCGGCTGGCTCGCCGACCGGTTCAACCCACGCACGATCCTGCTCATCACCTACGCGGGGGTGGCCGTGAGCGCGTGGCTGGTCTTCAACGGCTCCGCGAGCCACGCCTGGCAGTACACGTGGTCCTTCGTCCTGGCCGTGTTCGTGGCGGGCTCGCTGTTCACCACGCTCAACGCCACCATGCAGCGCGCGGTGCGGCCCCACTACGTCGGCCGCGCAGCCGGGATGTTCGTCTCGTTCTACTACGTGGCGGCCGCGTTCTCCGGGCTCATCTTCGCATCGCTCGTCGGCTCGCTGGGCTGGCACGGCGCCGCGTTGTGGCAGCTGACCATCCTGCCGCTGGCGACGCTGATCCCGTTGTGGTTCATCGACTCCCGCAAGCTCCTCGATCCGCGCCGCGACCGCTGA
- a CDS encoding M24 family metallopeptidase, whose protein sequence is MFDGRPIPAPGHNAVDFEERVDFARLRDYRLARARASLDAGECGAFLLFDFYNIRYTTQTWIGGALGDKMTRYALLTRDGEPMLWDFGSAAKHHQLYSPWLEPENCRAGMLGLRGAISPEAGLMRDAVTQIKDLLTQAGVADSPVGVDIVEPPFLFEMQRQGLTVVDAQQAMLDAREIKSSDEITLLSQAAAMVDGVYQDIVEALKPGVRENEIVALANKRLYEMGSDQVEAINAVSGERCNPHPHNFSDRLIRPGDQAFFDIIQSYNGYRTCYYRTFSVGSATDVQRGAYRQAREWMDAAIEAVKPGIGTDDVARVWPAATEFGFANEMAAFGLQFGHGLGLGLHERPIISRLNSLDNPVEIRPGMVFALETYCPATDGFSAARIEEEVVVTETGVEVLTKFPAQDLFVANPY, encoded by the coding sequence ATGTTTGACGGTCGGCCGATCCCGGCTCCGGGTCACAACGCGGTCGACTTCGAAGAGCGCGTGGACTTCGCCCGGCTGCGCGACTACCGCCTCGCCCGGGCGCGGGCCTCGCTCGACGCGGGCGAGTGCGGCGCGTTCCTGCTGTTCGACTTCTACAACATCCGCTACACCACGCAGACGTGGATCGGCGGCGCGCTCGGCGACAAGATGACCCGCTACGCGCTGCTGACCCGCGACGGCGAGCCGATGCTGTGGGACTTCGGTTCCGCCGCGAAGCACCACCAGCTGTACTCGCCGTGGCTCGAGCCGGAGAACTGCCGCGCCGGCATGCTCGGCCTGCGTGGCGCGATCTCGCCCGAGGCGGGCCTGATGCGTGACGCCGTGACGCAGATCAAGGACCTGCTCACGCAGGCCGGCGTCGCCGATTCACCGGTGGGCGTGGACATCGTGGAGCCGCCGTTCCTGTTCGAGATGCAGCGGCAGGGGTTGACGGTGGTCGACGCGCAGCAGGCGATGCTCGACGCGCGGGAGATCAAGTCGTCCGACGAGATCACGTTGCTCTCGCAGGCCGCGGCGATGGTCGACGGCGTGTACCAGGACATCGTCGAGGCGCTGAAGCCCGGTGTGCGCGAGAACGAGATCGTCGCGCTGGCCAACAAACGGCTGTACGAAATGGGTTCCGACCAGGTCGAGGCGATCAACGCCGTGTCGGGGGAGCGGTGCAACCCGCACCCGCACAACTTCTCCGACCGGCTCATCCGGCCCGGGGACCAGGCGTTCTTCGACATCATCCAGTCCTACAACGGCTATCGCACGTGTTACTACCGCACGTTCAGCGTCGGCAGTGCCACCGATGTGCAGCGCGGCGCGTACCGGCAGGCGCGCGAGTGGATGGACGCGGCGATCGAAGCGGTCAAGCCGGGGATCGGGACCGACGACGTCGCCCGGGTCTGGCCGGCCGCCACGGAGTTCGGCTTCGCGAACGAGATGGCCGCGTTCGGCCTGCAGTTCGGCCACGGGCTCGGGCTGGGGCTGCACGAGCGGCCGATCATCTCCCGGCTCAACAGCCTCGACAACCCCGTCGAGATCCGCCCCGGGATGGTGTTCGCGCTCGAGACGTACTGCCCGGCCACCGACGGCTTCTCCGCCGCGCGCATCGAAGAGGAAGTCGTGGTCACCGAGACCGGCGTCGAGGTGCTGACGAAGTTCCCGGCGCAGGACCTGTTCGTCGCCAACCCGTACTGA
- a CDS encoding LLM class flavin-dependent oxidoreductase produces the protein MSKDLQFGVSLTPIDDVVGNRQFARAAEAAGLDLIGIQDHPYVPSCLDTFVLAGDLLAHTSKISVFPDVANLPLRPPALLAKTAAALDLVSGGRFELALGAGGYWDAITRLGVSRRTPAEANVALEEAITVLRALWADGGKPIRFDGEYYKVAGAHPGPAPAHPIEIWTGSQGPKALALTGRIADGWAAPIASYLPYEKWAEANRIIDDAAEAAGRNPWAVRRIAQVVGTITANPGRLRVDEGADPVRGTARQWAQLLARLGEEQPFTTFVFWPEEQAIDQVESFAREVAPEVRLLLDAQPA, from the coding sequence ATGAGCAAGGACCTGCAGTTCGGTGTCTCGCTGACACCGATCGACGACGTGGTGGGAAACCGCCAGTTCGCCCGCGCGGCGGAAGCGGCCGGGCTGGACCTGATCGGGATCCAGGACCACCCGTACGTGCCGAGTTGCCTCGACACGTTCGTCCTCGCCGGCGATCTGCTGGCGCACACGAGCAAGATCAGCGTCTTCCCGGACGTGGCGAACCTGCCACTGCGGCCGCCGGCGTTGCTGGCGAAGACGGCGGCGGCGCTGGACCTGGTGTCCGGCGGCCGGTTCGAGCTGGCGCTCGGCGCCGGCGGCTACTGGGACGCGATCACCCGGCTCGGGGTGTCGCGGCGGACTCCCGCCGAGGCCAACGTCGCGCTGGAGGAAGCGATCACGGTGCTGCGCGCGCTGTGGGCCGACGGCGGCAAGCCGATCCGGTTCGACGGCGAGTACTACAAGGTCGCCGGGGCCCACCCGGGCCCGGCGCCGGCGCACCCCATCGAGATCTGGACCGGCTCGCAGGGACCGAAGGCGCTCGCGCTGACGGGCCGGATCGCCGACGGGTGGGCGGCGCCGATCGCCTCCTACCTGCCCTACGAGAAGTGGGCCGAGGCCAACCGCATCATCGACGACGCGGCCGAGGCGGCGGGCCGGAATCCCTGGGCGGTCCGCCGGATCGCGCAGGTGGTCGGCACGATCACCGCGAACCCCGGGCGGCTGCGCGTCGACGAGGGCGCCGACCCCGTGCGGGGCACGGCGCGGCAATGGGCGCAGCTGCTGGCCCGCCTCGGCGAAGAACAGCCGTTCACGACGTTCGTGTTCTGGCCTGAGGAGCAGGCGATCGACCAGGTCGAGTCCTTCGCTCGGGAAGTGGCACCCGAGGTGCGGCTGCTGTTGGACGCACAACCCGCTTGA
- a CDS encoding NAD-dependent succinate-semialdehyde dehydrogenase: MKVPEELFIGGEWRPSSDGSRITVIDPATAEPITTVANGSVEDGLAAVDAAAAALPAWGATAPRARADVLQRAFTLMHERAEELAELIVRENGKALPDARGEVNYAAEFFRWYAEETVRVAGTVQTAPGGANRILVLRQPIGVSVLVTPWNFPAAMATRKIAPALGAGCTVILKPASETPLTALAIAAILEEAGAPAGTVNVVPSTRSGKVVGAMVHDPRVRKLSFTGSTEVGRALLHVAADTVVSTSMELGGNAPFLVFDDADLDAAVEGAMVAKMRNGGQACTAANRFFVQRGVAAEFGRRLAERMGALRVGPGTDAGIELGPLVNEAAVDKVTELVDGAVGAGARVLVGGKRPEGTGFYYPATVLADVPAGAPVLAEEIFGPVAPIVTFDTEDEVVRLANDTEHGLVSYVYTRDLARGLRLSEALESGMVGLNRGLVSEPAAPFGGVKQSGLGREGGHEGLLEYTESKYVAVSW; encoded by the coding sequence GTGAAGGTCCCCGAAGAGTTGTTCATCGGCGGTGAGTGGCGGCCCTCGTCCGACGGGTCCCGCATCACCGTGATCGACCCGGCCACGGCCGAGCCCATCACCACGGTCGCGAACGGCAGCGTCGAGGACGGCCTGGCCGCCGTCGACGCCGCTGCGGCCGCGCTGCCCGCGTGGGGTGCGACCGCGCCCCGGGCGCGCGCCGACGTGCTGCAGCGTGCGTTCACGCTGATGCACGAGCGCGCCGAGGAGCTCGCCGAGCTGATCGTGCGGGAGAACGGCAAGGCGCTGCCCGACGCGCGGGGCGAGGTGAACTACGCCGCCGAGTTCTTCCGTTGGTACGCCGAGGAAACCGTGCGCGTGGCGGGCACCGTGCAGACCGCGCCGGGCGGCGCCAACCGCATCCTGGTGCTGCGGCAGCCGATCGGCGTGAGCGTGCTCGTGACGCCGTGGAACTTCCCGGCCGCCATGGCCACGCGCAAGATCGCGCCCGCGCTCGGCGCCGGCTGCACCGTGATCCTCAAGCCGGCGTCGGAAACCCCGCTCACCGCGCTCGCGATCGCCGCCATCCTCGAAGAGGCCGGCGCGCCGGCGGGCACGGTGAACGTGGTCCCGTCCACGCGGTCCGGCAAGGTGGTCGGGGCGATGGTCCACGACCCGCGCGTGCGGAAGCTGTCGTTCACCGGGTCGACGGAGGTCGGCCGAGCGCTGCTGCACGTGGCCGCGGACACCGTGGTCAGCACGTCGATGGAGCTGGGCGGCAACGCGCCGTTCCTGGTCTTCGACGACGCCGACCTCGACGCGGCGGTCGAGGGTGCGATGGTCGCCAAGATGCGCAACGGCGGCCAGGCCTGCACGGCGGCCAACCGGTTCTTCGTGCAGCGCGGCGTGGCCGCCGAGTTCGGCCGGCGGCTGGCTGAGCGGATGGGCGCGCTGCGCGTCGGCCCGGGCACCGACGCCGGGATCGAGCTCGGCCCGCTCGTCAACGAAGCCGCCGTCGACAAGGTGACCGAGCTGGTCGACGGGGCCGTCGGCGCCGGCGCCCGTGTGCTGGTCGGGGGAAAACGCCCGGAGGGAACGGGGTTCTACTACCCGGCGACCGTCCTGGCCGACGTCCCGGCGGGCGCGCCGGTGCTCGCGGAGGAGATCTTCGGCCCGGTGGCGCCGATCGTCACGTTCGACACCGAGGACGAGGTCGTCCGGCTGGCCAACGACACCGAGCACGGCCTGGTGTCCTACGTGTACACCCGCGACCTGGCGCGCGGCCTGCGGCTTTCGGAGGCGCTGGAGTCGGGGATGGTCGGGCTCAACCGTGGTCTGGTCTCCGAGCCGGCCGCGCCGTTCGGCGGCGTGAAGCAGAGCGGGCTCGGCCGCGAGGGCGGGCACGAGGGTCTGCTGGAGTACACGGAGTCCAAGTACGTCGCCGTCTCTTGGTGA
- a CDS encoding NAD(P)-dependent oxidoreductase yields the protein MVTHTDRPTIGWIGTGRMGAALVRRLLAAGYDVAVCNRTRAKAEELVADGATVVDRPVDLAGRDVVFTMVSASADLQHVTSGDGGLFTDPAQAPKIVIDSSTVSAEGSAAVRVEAAKRGTELLAAPVSGNPKVVSSGKLTLAISGPRPVFDEVRPMLEVLGRGVTYVGEDEVARLVKICHNVFLGVVIQSLAEITVLAEKGGVTREAFMAFLNDSVMGSVFSRYKTPALVNLDFTPTFTMPLLRKDFDLGLAAARELEAPMPVASATAQIVAGAIGAGLVEQDFAVLVEEQARRSGITLVSENADVTDGLEPTDV from the coding sequence ATGGTGACCCACACCGACCGACCCACGATCGGCTGGATCGGCACAGGCCGCATGGGTGCGGCGCTGGTGCGCCGGTTGCTCGCGGCCGGTTACGACGTCGCAGTCTGCAACCGCACCCGCGCCAAGGCCGAAGAGCTGGTCGCCGACGGAGCGACAGTGGTCGACCGTCCGGTGGACCTCGCCGGTCGCGACGTGGTGTTCACCATGGTGTCGGCTTCGGCCGACCTCCAGCACGTGACGTCGGGCGACGGGGGCCTGTTCACGGACCCGGCGCAGGCGCCGAAGATCGTGATCGACTCGTCCACGGTCTCCGCCGAAGGCTCGGCCGCCGTCCGCGTGGAGGCGGCGAAGCGCGGCACCGAGTTGCTGGCCGCGCCGGTGAGCGGCAACCCGAAGGTGGTGAGCTCGGGGAAGCTGACGCTCGCGATCTCCGGCCCGCGCCCGGTGTTCGACGAGGTGCGCCCGATGCTGGAGGTGCTCGGCCGCGGCGTGACCTACGTCGGTGAGGACGAGGTGGCGCGCCTGGTGAAGATCTGCCACAACGTCTTCCTCGGCGTGGTGATCCAGTCGCTGGCCGAGATCACGGTGCTGGCGGAGAAGGGCGGTGTGACGCGCGAGGCGTTCATGGCCTTCCTCAACGACTCCGTGATGGGCTCGGTCTTTTCCCGCTACAAGACGCCGGCCCTGGTGAACCTCGACTTCACGCCCACGTTCACGATGCCGTTGCTGCGCAAGGACTTCGACCTCGGTCTCGCCGCCGCCCGTGAGCTGGAAGCGCCGATGCCGGTGGCCTCGGCGACCGCGCAGATCGTGGCCGGCGCGATCGGCGCCGGGTTGGTGGAGCAGGACTTCGCCGTGCTCGTCGAGGAGCAGGCCCGGCGCTCGGGGATCACCCTGGTGTCCGAGAACGCCGACGTGACCGACGGTCTGGAGCCCACCGATGTTTGA